In the Sediminibacter sp. Hel_I_10 genome, one interval contains:
- a CDS encoding cytochrome c, with protein MKSLIQITLVLFLALCLVACNQKGSPNYEYMPNMYESVGYEAYQEAEPFDMDMEAKLPAEGSVARGGHLPFEFENNNDGYLNAKANLTNPLDSMALSSMEGGQNYDIYCAICHGKNGNGQGTLVKNEKILGVPSYDDVGRAINEGSIYHVIYYGKNAMGSYKNQLNEKERWQVVNYVMDLKKELMGKSAPKEEAPAETAMTETN; from the coding sequence ATGAAAAGCTTAATTCAAATAACACTAGTATTATTTTTAGCACTATGCTTAGTGGCTTGCAATCAAAAAGGCTCGCCTAATTATGAGTATATGCCTAATATGTATGAGTCTGTAGGTTACGAGGCTTATCAAGAAGCAGAACCGTTTGACATGGATATGGAGGCAAAATTACCCGCCGAAGGATCTGTTGCAAGAGGAGGACACTTACCGTTTGAGTTTGAAAACAATAATGACGGTTATCTTAATGCCAAAGCAAATTTGACTAATCCTTTAGATTCAATGGCTTTATCAAGTATGGAAGGTGGTCAAAATTACGATATTTACTGTGCTATTTGTCATGGTAAAAATGGTAATGGCCAAGGTACCTTGGTGAAGAATGAAAAAATATTGGGTGTGCCAAGTTACGATGATGTAGGTAGAGCTATTAACGAAGGCAGCATCTATCACGTCATTTACTACGGAAAAAACGCTATGGGTTCTTATAAAAATCAGTTAAATGAGAAAGAGCGCTGGCAAGTAGTCAATTATGTTATGGACCTCAAAAAGGAACTGATGGGTAAATCGGCACCTAAGGAAGAGGCTCCAGCAGAAACTGCGATGACCGAAACTAACTAA
- a CDS encoding DUF3341 domain-containing protein: MEASKVIHAIYTDDDVLMAAVKKVKAAHHHIEEIFTPFPVHGLDKAMGLAPTRIAITSFLYGCVGLTVAVVMMNFIMIEDWPQDIGGKPSFSYIENMPAFVPIMFELTVFFAAHLMVITFYMRSRMWPFKKAENPDPRTTDDHFLMEISVNNNEDELTNLLKETGAVEINLIDKAH; this comes from the coding sequence ATGGAAGCTTCAAAAGTAATTCACGCTATTTATACAGATGATGACGTTCTAATGGCAGCTGTCAAGAAAGTCAAGGCAGCGCATCATCATATAGAGGAAATTTTTACACCGTTCCCAGTGCACGGGTTAGACAAGGCTATGGGGCTGGCACCCACAAGAATCGCTATCACATCATTTTTGTATGGCTGTGTAGGATTAACGGTTGCTGTTGTGATGATGAATTTCATTATGATAGAAGATTGGCCACAAGACATTGGTGGTAAGCCAAGCTTTAGTTACATCGAGAACATGCCGGCTTTTGTGCCAATTATGTTTGAGTTGACGGTGTTCTTTGCAGCGCACTTAATGGTAATTACGTTTTACATGAGAAGTAGAATGTGGCCATTTAAAAAAGCTGAGAACCCAGATCCAAGAACAACAGATGATCATTTTTTAATGGAAATTTCCGTTAATAATAATGAAGATGAGTTGACCAACTTGCTTAAGGAAACTGGAGCAGTTGAAATAAATTTAATTGATAAAGCGCATTAA
- the nrfD gene encoding NrfD/PsrC family molybdoenzyme membrane anchor subunit — protein MASHYEAPIRRPLVTGEKSYHDVSIDVAAPVEGKANKSWWIVFSIALVAFLWGIGCIIYTVSTGIGTWGLNKTVGWAWDITNFVWWVGIGHAGTLISAVLLLFRQKWRMAINRSAEAMTIFSVVQAGLFPIIHMGRPWLAYWVLPIPNQFGSLWVNFNSPLLWDVFAISTYLSVSLVFWWTGLLPDFAMIRDRAVKPFQKKIYSLLSFGWSGRAKDWQRFEEVSLVLAGLATPLVLSVHTIVSFDFATSVIPGWHTTIFPPYFVAGAIFSGFAMVNTLLIIMRKVCSLEDYITVQHIELMNIVIMLTGSIVGVAYITELFIAWYSGVEYEQYAFLNRATGPYAWAYWMMMSCNVFSPQFMWFKRLRTSIMFSFFISIVVNVGMWFERFVIIVTSLHRDYLPSSWTMFSPTFVDIGIFIGTIGFFFVLFLLYSRTFPVIAQAEVKTILKSSGERYKRIRENGDSLVGTGADERTSVLKIEEETTSKRPLQSKQDKLEHLLEAVGTFDATLQTPDDLKLINGIDVNTEETLNNIDIFTYAQVSKMTKREYDLLGDITTISSARAAQDDWSGQAKKLKN, from the coding sequence ATGGCGTCTCATTACGAAGCACCTATTAGAAGACCCTTAGTTACAGGAGAGAAATCATATCACGATGTATCGATTGATGTGGCAGCCCCTGTTGAAGGCAAAGCAAACAAATCTTGGTGGATTGTATTTTCAATTGCACTAGTCGCTTTCCTTTGGGGAATTGGGTGTATTATCTATACGGTATCTACAGGTATCGGAACTTGGGGTCTAAATAAGACCGTTGGTTGGGCCTGGGATATTACTAACTTCGTTTGGTGGGTTGGTATCGGTCACGCAGGAACCTTAATTTCTGCGGTACTTTTATTATTCCGTCAAAAATGGAGAATGGCAATTAACCGTTCTGCGGAAGCCATGACAATCTTCTCTGTAGTTCAGGCAGGTTTGTTTCCAATTATTCACATGGGTCGTCCATGGTTGGCGTATTGGGTATTACCAATTCCAAACCAATTTGGATCTCTATGGGTAAACTTTAACTCACCGTTACTATGGGATGTATTTGCGATTTCTACCTATCTATCGGTATCTTTAGTATTCTGGTGGACAGGTTTACTTCCAGATTTTGCAATGATTCGTGATAGAGCAGTAAAACCTTTTCAGAAAAAAATCTACTCATTGTTGAGTTTTGGATGGTCTGGTCGTGCTAAAGATTGGCAACGTTTTGAAGAAGTATCTTTGGTTCTTGCTGGTTTAGCAACACCACTTGTACTTTCTGTACACACCATTGTATCTTTTGACTTTGCGACATCTGTGATACCAGGTTGGCATACCACCATTTTCCCTCCTTACTTTGTTGCAGGTGCGATCTTCTCTGGTTTTGCCATGGTAAACACGTTGTTAATCATTATGAGAAAGGTATGTAGTTTAGAAGATTACATTACAGTACAACATATAGAGCTTATGAACATCGTAATCATGCTTACCGGTTCTATCGTTGGTGTGGCTTATATTACAGAGTTGTTCATTGCATGGTATTCTGGTGTAGAATATGAACAATATGCGTTCTTAAACAGAGCAACTGGTCCTTATGCTTGGGCTTACTGGATGATGATGTCTTGTAATGTGTTCTCTCCACAATTTATGTGGTTTAAGAGATTAAGAACAAGCATTATGTTTTCATTCTTTATTTCTATCGTGGTAAACGTTGGGATGTGGTTTGAGCGTTTTGTAATTATCGTTACCTCATTGCACAGAGATTACTTACCTTCTTCTTGGACGATGTTCTCACCAACATTTGTAGATATTGGTATTTTTATAGGAACAATTGGATTCTTCTTTGTATTATTCTTATTGTACTCAAGAACATTCCCTGTAATTGCTCAGGCTGAAGTTAAGACGATATTGAAATCTTCAGGAGAGCGTTACAAACGCATTCGTGAAAATGGAGATAGCTTGGTAGGTACTGGTGCAGATGAAAGAACTTCGGTTTTAAAAATTGAAGAAGAGACAACCTCTAAACGTCCTTTGCAATCCAAACAAGATAAGTTAGAGCACTTACTAGAAGCAGTAGGTACTTTTGATGCAACTTTACAAACCCCAGATGATTTAAAACTCATTAATGGTATTGATGTCAACACTGAAGAAACGTTAAATAACATTGATATTTTTACTTACGCTCAAGTAAGTAAAATGACGAAACGCGAGTATGACTTACTAGGAGATATTACCACTATTTCTTCAGCAAGAGCAGCACAAGATGATTGGTCAGGTCAAGCAAAAAAATTAAAAAACTAA
- a CDS encoding TAT-variant-translocated molybdopterin oxidoreductase, with protein MSSNKKYWKSVGELKDSSIVETLKQNEFVNEIPTEEFLGNKESLGSSSTTRRDFLKYVGFSTAAASLAACEGPVVKSIPYVVQPEEIIPGVANYYATTIANGFDFASVLIKTREGRPIKIENNNLAKTHNGANARVNASVLDLYDNMRVKSPMKDGKAISWETFDSETNTALTNARNSGKQIVLLTQTFASPSTTKLISEFQSKYGNVNHVVYDAVSESAALDAFESKYGTRALPSYDFEKAMTIVSVGADFLGDWQGGGFDAGYSRGRVPKNGKMSRHIQFESNMSLTGANADKRVPLTPSQQKQALSKLYSLVTGGSVSTELPENIEKAVQMAASELKKAGSNGVLVTGIQDVNAQAVALAINASLGSKAFDPSTPILTRQGSNQKVAQLISDMKAGKVGAIIMSGVNPSYSLPNASEFTEALKNTELSIAFSMKADESASAAQYIAAAPHYLESWGDVELKKGHFSLMQPTIRPLFDTRQFQQALLLWNGSDQTYREYIKSNWDGGILGGSSFNTALQDGVYVPGMLGNTPGGSSSSSIETTSSELKDKKDRTFVGGVIHDVAVGVGVKNEDQDEYTTTTSSSTTTVSGGVGTISEGTAARDLAKSAVSQGMELSLYTKVGMGDGQQASNPWLQEFPDPITRTSWDNYLTISAADAEKMEFINQNEATGALNGSYADVTVNGVTVKNVPVIIQPGQAKGSVGLSLGYGRTTGLKEEMKTGVNAYPLYQDFNTSQTVTLKKVAGIHEFACVQLQNTLMGRGDIIKETTLEIFNTKDKEHWNAIPKVSLNHEETPVTSPEVDLWDEFDRSIGHHFNLAIDLNACTGCGACVIACHAENNVPVVGKEEIRRSRDMHWLRIDRYYSSEETFESDDQKKDDFSGLWGDKGSLGGFGELEHPSDNPQVAFQPVMCQHCNHAPCETVCPVAASSHGRQGQNHMIYNRCVGTRYCANNCPYKVRRFNWFLYNQNDEFDYHMNDDLGRMVLNPDVTVRSRGVMEKCSMCIQMTQKTILDAKRDGRQIKDGEFQTACSAACSSGAIAFGDINDEESVVAELLEDDRMYHLLEHVGTKPNVQYHVKVRNTIEA; from the coding sequence ATGTCATCAAACAAGAAATACTGGAAAAGTGTTGGAGAGCTAAAAGATAGCTCTATTGTTGAGACGCTAAAGCAGAACGAATTTGTAAATGAGATTCCTACTGAAGAGTTTTTAGGTAATAAAGAATCTTTGGGATCTTCGTCTACAACGCGTCGTGACTTTCTGAAATATGTGGGCTTTAGTACTGCTGCTGCTTCTTTGGCAGCTTGTGAGGGACCTGTTGTAAAATCTATCCCTTACGTAGTTCAACCAGAAGAGATTATTCCAGGAGTTGCTAATTACTATGCAACAACCATCGCTAATGGATTTGATTTTGCGAGCGTTTTAATTAAAACTCGAGAAGGTCGACCTATTAAGATTGAAAATAATAATCTTGCTAAAACACATAATGGTGCCAATGCAAGGGTGAATGCTTCTGTTTTGGATTTGTATGACAATATGAGAGTAAAGTCTCCTATGAAAGATGGCAAAGCGATCTCTTGGGAAACGTTTGACTCAGAAACCAATACGGCATTAACCAACGCAAGAAATTCAGGGAAGCAAATTGTTTTGCTAACCCAAACATTTGCGAGCCCTTCTACTACCAAACTTATTAGTGAATTTCAATCTAAATACGGAAATGTAAACCATGTGGTTTATGATGCCGTGTCAGAATCTGCGGCTTTAGATGCTTTTGAGTCTAAGTATGGAACGAGAGCGTTACCTAGTTATGATTTCGAAAAAGCGATGACCATAGTTTCTGTGGGTGCAGACTTTTTAGGAGATTGGCAAGGTGGCGGTTTTGATGCAGGATATTCTAGAGGACGTGTTCCAAAGAATGGAAAAATGTCACGTCATATTCAGTTTGAGTCCAATATGTCTTTAACTGGAGCTAATGCAGATAAGCGTGTGCCTTTAACACCTAGTCAGCAAAAGCAAGCACTTTCAAAATTATATAGCTTAGTCACAGGAGGATCTGTTTCAACAGAATTACCTGAAAATATAGAGAAAGCAGTTCAAATGGCTGCTTCAGAATTGAAGAAGGCGGGAAGCAATGGCGTTTTGGTCACTGGCATACAAGATGTCAATGCACAAGCCGTGGCTTTAGCAATAAATGCTTCATTAGGAAGTAAGGCTTTTGATCCTTCTACTCCAATTTTAACAAGACAAGGAAGTAACCAAAAGGTAGCGCAATTAATTTCAGACATGAAAGCTGGAAAAGTTGGTGCTATTATTATGAGTGGTGTTAACCCATCTTATTCTTTGCCAAATGCTTCAGAGTTTACCGAAGCTTTGAAAAATACTGAATTATCCATCGCCTTTTCTATGAAGGCCGATGAGTCTGCTTCTGCAGCACAATATATTGCAGCAGCGCCTCATTATTTAGAGTCTTGGGGTGATGTAGAGTTGAAAAAAGGGCATTTCAGCCTTATGCAACCTACTATTCGTCCATTGTTTGACACCCGTCAATTCCAACAAGCCTTATTGTTATGGAATGGAAGTGATCAAACCTACCGCGAATACATCAAGTCAAATTGGGACGGTGGTATTTTAGGAGGAAGTTCTTTCAACACAGCACTACAAGATGGTGTTTATGTTCCAGGGATGTTGGGTAACACTCCAGGTGGATCTTCTTCAAGCAGTATTGAGACCACGTCTTCTGAATTAAAAGATAAAAAAGATCGCACTTTCGTAGGTGGCGTCATTCATGATGTTGCTGTAGGAGTTGGGGTTAAAAATGAAGATCAAGACGAATATACAACCACAACGTCATCATCAACAACTACCGTTTCTGGTGGTGTTGGAACTATTTCCGAAGGAACCGCAGCTCGCGACTTAGCGAAATCTGCTGTCTCTCAAGGTATGGAGTTGTCACTTTATACTAAGGTTGGTATGGGTGATGGTCAACAGGCTAGTAACCCATGGTTACAAGAATTTCCAGATCCAATTACCAGAACCTCATGGGATAACTACTTAACTATTTCTGCGGCAGATGCTGAGAAGATGGAGTTTATCAACCAAAATGAGGCTACGGGTGCGTTAAATGGAAGTTATGCAGATGTAACTGTTAACGGTGTCACCGTTAAAAACGTACCGGTAATCATTCAGCCAGGTCAGGCTAAAGGTTCTGTTGGTTTATCTCTAGGATACGGAAGAACTACGGGCTTAAAAGAAGAAATGAAAACGGGTGTTAACGCGTATCCTTTATATCAAGATTTTAATACCTCTCAAACTGTTACTTTGAAAAAAGTGGCAGGCATTCATGAATTTGCATGTGTTCAATTGCAAAATACGTTGATGGGTCGTGGAGATATTATCAAAGAAACAACACTCGAGATCTTTAATACCAAAGATAAAGAGCACTGGAATGCGATACCTAAAGTGTCTTTAAATCATGAAGAAACTCCGGTGACCTCTCCAGAAGTAGATCTTTGGGATGAGTTTGATCGTTCAATAGGACATCATTTCAACTTGGCGATAGATTTAAATGCTTGTACAGGTTGTGGGGCTTGCGTTATTGCTTGTCATGCAGAAAACAACGTTCCTGTTGTTGGTAAAGAAGAAATTAGACGAAGCCGTGATATGCACTGGTTGCGTATTGACCGTTATTATTCTTCGGAAGAAACTTTTGAAAGCGATGATCAGAAAAAAGATGATTTTTCTGGACTTTGGGGAGATAAAGGATCTTTAGGAGGATTTGGTGAGTTGGAGCATCCTTCAGATAATCCACAGGTGGCTTTTCAGCCAGTCATGTGTCAGCATTGTAATCACGCCCCTTGTGAAACCGTTTGCCCTGTGGCAGCATCGTCACATGGTCGTCAAGGTCAAAACCACATGATTTACAACCGTTGTGTGGGTACAAGATATTGTGCAAACAACTGTCCTTATAAGGTACGTCGTTTCAACTGGTTCTTATATAACCAAAACGATGAGTTTGATTACCATATGAATGACGATTTAGGTCGAATGGTATTAAACCCAGATGTTACTGTACGTTCTCGTGGTGTTATGGAGAAATGTTCGATGTGTATTCAAATGACACAGAAAACAATCTTAGATGCTAAGAGAGATGGACGTCAAATAAAAGACGGAGAGTTTCAAACCGCATGTTCAGCAGCATGTAGCTCTGGAGCAATAGCTTTTGGAGATATCAATGATGAAGAAAGTGTTGTTGCAGAACTTTTAGAAGATGATCGTATGTATCACTTGTTAGAACACGTGGGTACAAAACCGAATGTGCAGTACCACGTCAAAGTGAGAAACACTATAGAAGCTTAA
- a CDS encoding c-type cytochrome: protein MTQVIYRKLASKVLNLGLVFLLTLATSLSAQEGDPANGKKLFNTNCASCHQLDRKMTGPALRNVESRLAEEQGLDRQWLYSWIHNSAGMVKSGDAYANQIYNEYNGTAMTAFPQLSEQQIDDILAYTAEEKKEEPAPAGGGDQQVVVQNDGASNTIILAALAILFALLAVALVLVRKTLNRFADDKGMAAPVKQKRTPIWKAFAQNQFLVLVSVIFLLLASAYFVYGYLMQVGVNQGYEPIQPIHYSHRIHAGENAIDCKYCHSSARVSKHSGIPSLNICMNCHKSIYQVAESVQQTGLDEYGVDYNKEIQKLYKAVGWNEDEQKYTGETQPVKWVRIHNLPDFAYFNHSQHVMVGGIQCQTCHGPVQEMEIMYQYSPLTMGWCINCHRETNVKTEGNAYYEKIHDELSKKYGVDQLTAAQMGGLECGKCHY from the coding sequence ATGACACAGGTAATCTACCGAAAACTAGCATCAAAAGTCCTCAACTTAGGGTTGGTTTTTTTACTTACGTTAGCTACTTCGCTTTCAGCCCAGGAGGGTGATCCAGCAAATGGAAAAAAGCTCTTCAACACCAATTGTGCATCATGCCACCAATTAGATCGTAAAATGACTGGTCCTGCATTGAGAAATGTAGAGTCACGGTTAGCAGAAGAACAAGGTCTAGATAGACAGTGGTTGTACTCTTGGATTCATAATAGTGCAGGAATGGTTAAATCTGGAGACGCTTATGCCAACCAAATTTACAATGAGTATAACGGTACGGCTATGACGGCTTTTCCTCAATTGTCTGAGCAACAAATTGATGATATTTTAGCGTATACGGCTGAAGAGAAAAAAGAGGAGCCTGCTCCTGCAGGAGGAGGAGATCAGCAAGTTGTTGTTCAAAATGATGGAGCATCAAACACCATAATTCTGGCTGCACTAGCAATTTTATTTGCATTGTTGGCTGTTGCTTTGGTGCTAGTGAGAAAAACTCTAAACCGTTTTGCTGATGATAAAGGCATGGCCGCTCCTGTGAAACAAAAGAGGACTCCAATCTGGAAAGCCTTTGCTCAAAACCAATTCTTAGTATTGGTTTCTGTGATCTTCTTATTGTTAGCAAGTGCTTACTTTGTGTATGGCTACTTAATGCAAGTAGGCGTGAATCAAGGTTACGAACCAATACAACCCATACACTATTCGCATAGAATTCATGCTGGTGAAAATGCAATTGATTGTAAGTACTGTCACTCTTCTGCAAGAGTAAGCAAGCACTCAGGTATTCCATCTTTAAATATTTGTATGAACTGTCATAAGTCTATTTATCAAGTAGCAGAGTCTGTACAACAAACAGGTCTTGATGAGTACGGTGTAGATTACAATAAAGAAATCCAAAAGCTTTACAAGGCTGTAGGGTGGAATGAAGATGAACAAAAATACACAGGTGAAACACAACCGGTAAAATGGGTTAGAATTCACAATCTACCAGATTTCGCTTACTTTAACCACTCGCAACACGTTATGGTTGGTGGTATCCAATGTCAAACCTGCCATGGTCCTGTTCAAGAAATGGAGATCATGTACCAATACTCACCATTAACAATGGGTTGGTGTATTAACTGTCACAGAGAAACAAATGTGAAGACAGAGGGTAATGCTTACTACGAGAAAATTCATGATGAATTATCTAAGAAGTATGGTGTTGATCAGTTAACGGCTGCTCAAATGGGTGGTTTAGAATGTGGTAAGTGCCACTACTAA
- a CDS encoding SPOR domain-containing protein, producing MTANILKIALLTLIFLSFSEVTHGQNGKVTVDQDAVITKLLEYKKDVKTVDLYKIQLDFGSRSEAEALKSKFLNEFSEWPAEMVYETPNYKVWVGNFSTRLEADIALMKIKKSFTKAMVFEPKKEK from the coding sequence ATGACTGCAAATATCCTAAAAATTGCTCTTTTAACCCTTATTTTTTTATCTTTTTCTGAAGTAACTCATGGTCAAAATGGTAAAGTTACAGTAGATCAGGATGCTGTAATCACAAAATTATTAGAGTATAAAAAAGATGTAAAGACGGTTGACCTCTATAAAATCCAGCTCGATTTTGGTTCTAGATCAGAAGCAGAGGCCTTAAAATCTAAGTTTTTGAATGAATTTAGCGAATGGCCAGCAGAGATGGTTTATGAAACCCCAAACTATAAAGTATGGGTTGGAAACTTTAGCACGCGGTTAGAAGCAGATATTGCTCTAATGAAAATAAAGAAGTCGTTTACAAAGGCTATGGTATTTGAACCAAAAAAGGAGAAATAA
- the infB gene encoding translation initiation factor IF-2, protein MAQTRLNKVLRELNISIDRAVDFLESKGVEIEKSPNTKISEDVYAVLSDEFQTDANKKAESQEVSEAKQKEKEELREQRERELEEKAAREAKQNEVVRARAELSGPKQVGKIDLDGGKPEVKKPEVKKEEAPAPKKEEDVKEDVKKVEEVKKEEKKEDVKKDDEAPKTPVAEEKAEPTKPKESEAPKVEPKKEVEPVAKTEEKAPKEEVKEEVKEEKKFNENGEPIEETLVTQYKKLTGPKIAGDKIDLSKFARPKKKKEEAKPAVDKRKRRRISKGPASGGDNRPGGNQRGGFKGRPANNKRGSTVKEEPSEAEVQKQVRETLEKLQGKSSKGKGAKYRRDKRDSHREQTEKDQAAEAADSKVLKVTEFVTASEVATMMNVSVTEVISACMSLGMMVTMNQRLDAETLSVVADEFGYEVDFVTADIEESSEVIEENPEDLKPRAPIVTVMGHVDHGKTSLLDYIRKENVIAGESGGITQHIGAYGVELDGGQKMAFLDTPGHEAFTAMRARGAQVTDLAIIVIAADDAIMPQTKEAIAHAQAAGVPIVFAINKIDKPGANPEKVKEGLANMNLLVEDWGGKIQSHDISAKNGTGVKELLEKVLLEAEILELKANPDKRANGTVVEAFLDKGRGYVSTILVQAGTLKIGDYVLAGKNSGKVRAMQDERGKDVKTAGPSTPVSILGLDGAPQAGDKFNVYEDEREAKQIAAKRTQLQREQSVRTQRHITLDEIGRRIALGDFQELNIILKGDVDGSVEALTDSFQKLSTEEIQVNIIHKGVGAITESDVLLATASDAIIIGFNVRPMGNARQIADQEEIDIRMYSIIYDAINDLKDAMEGMLSPELKEEITGTAEIRETFKISKIGTIAGCMVISGKIFRNSGIRLIRDGVVIHTGELTSLKRFKDDVREVAKGYDCGIQLKNYNDIQIDDTIEAFKEVEVKKKLK, encoded by the coding sequence ATGGCTCAAACTAGATTAAATAAAGTATTAAGGGAACTTAACATCTCCATTGATCGTGCAGTTGATTTCTTGGAATCAAAAGGCGTGGAGATCGAGAAGAGCCCAAATACAAAAATATCCGAAGACGTTTATGCAGTTCTTTCAGACGAATTTCAAACGGATGCCAACAAAAAGGCAGAATCCCAAGAAGTTAGTGAGGCTAAGCAGAAAGAAAAAGAAGAGTTGCGTGAACAGCGTGAGCGTGAGTTAGAAGAAAAAGCGGCGCGTGAGGCTAAACAAAACGAAGTTGTTAGGGCTAGAGCTGAATTAAGCGGACCAAAACAAGTTGGTAAAATTGATTTAGATGGTGGCAAACCAGAAGTCAAAAAGCCTGAAGTCAAAAAAGAAGAGGCTCCTGCTCCTAAAAAAGAAGAAGACGTCAAAGAAGATGTTAAGAAGGTAGAGGAAGTCAAGAAAGAGGAGAAAAAAGAGGACGTTAAGAAAGATGACGAAGCTCCTAAAACTCCTGTAGCTGAAGAAAAAGCAGAGCCTACGAAGCCTAAAGAATCAGAAGCACCTAAAGTTGAGCCTAAGAAAGAGGTTGAGCCAGTGGCTAAAACTGAAGAAAAGGCACCTAAAGAAGAGGTTAAGGAAGAAGTCAAAGAAGAGAAGAAGTTCAACGAAAACGGAGAACCAATAGAAGAGACTTTAGTTACGCAATACAAGAAACTTACAGGTCCAAAAATTGCGGGAGATAAAATTGATCTTTCCAAGTTTGCAAGGCCTAAAAAGAAAAAAGAAGAAGCAAAACCTGCTGTTGATAAACGTAAACGTCGCCGTATAAGTAAAGGGCCAGCGTCTGGAGGAGATAATCGTCCTGGTGGCAATCAAAGAGGAGGCTTTAAAGGAAGACCAGCTAACAATAAGCGAGGATCTACTGTTAAAGAAGAGCCAAGCGAAGCAGAAGTACAAAAACAAGTACGTGAAACTTTAGAGAAGTTACAAGGTAAATCTTCTAAAGGAAAAGGTGCGAAGTATCGTAGAGATAAGAGAGACTCTCACAGAGAGCAAACTGAGAAAGATCAAGCAGCAGAAGCAGCAGATAGCAAAGTATTAAAAGTTACAGAATTTGTTACGGCAAGTGAAGTCGCAACAATGATGAATGTTTCTGTAACAGAAGTGATTTCAGCATGTATGTCACTTGGTATGATGGTAACGATGAATCAGCGTTTAGATGCCGAAACCTTATCTGTTGTAGCAGATGAATTTGGTTATGAAGTTGATTTTGTAACTGCAGATATCGAAGAATCTTCAGAAGTTATTGAAGAAAACCCTGAAGATTTAAAACCTCGTGCGCCAATTGTTACGGTCATGGGTCACGTAGATCACGGTAAAACATCGCTTTTGGATTATATCCGTAAAGAAAATGTAATTGCAGGTGAGTCTGGTGGTATCACACAGCACATTGGTGCTTATGGTGTAGAATTAGATGGCGGTCAAAAAATGGCCTTCTTAGATACACCAGGTCACGAGGCCTTTACAGCCATGCGTGCCAGAGGTGCTCAAGTAACAGATTTAGCAATTATTGTTATTGCAGCAGATGATGCTATCATGCCTCAAACAAAAGAGGCAATCGCTCACGCTCAAGCAGCTGGCGTACCTATAGTTTTTGCAATCAATAAAATTGATAAGCCTGGTGCTAACCCAGAAAAAGTAAAAGAAGGATTAGCAAATATGAACCTTTTGGTAGAAGATTGGGGTGGTAAAATTCAATCTCATGATATTTCTGCTAAAAACGGAACAGGAGTTAAGGAGTTATTAGAAAAAGTTTTGCTTGAAGCTGAAATTTTAGAGCTTAAAGCTAATCCAGATAAACGTGCTAATGGTACTGTAGTTGAGGCCTTTTTAGATAAAGGACGTGGTTATGTATCCACAATTTTAGTACAAGCGGGTACGCTTAAAATTGGAGATTACGTTTTGGCAGGTAAAAACAGTGGTAAGGTAAGAGCAATGCAGGATGAACGTGGAAAAGACGTTAAAACTGCTGGGCCTTCTACGCCAGTGTCTATCTTAGGATTAGACGGCGCACCACAAGCTGGTGATAAGTTTAATGTCTATGAAGATGAACGCGAAGCAAAACAAATTGCTGCCAAACGTACACAGTTACAACGTGAGCAGTCTGTTAGAACGCAACGTCATATTACTTTAGATGAAATTGGACGTCGAATTGCACTTGGTGATTTCCAAGAATTGAACATTATCCTTAAAGGTGATGTTGATGGTTCTGTGGAAGCACTTACCGATTCTTTCCAAAAATTATCTACGGAAGAAATACAGGTGAATATTATTCATAAAGGTGTTGGTGCCATTACAGAAAGTGATGTGTTACTCGCCACGGCGTCAGATGCTATTATTATCGGTTTCAACGTGAGACCAATGGGTAATGCAAGACAGATTGCCGATCAAGAAGAAATTGATATTAGAATGTATTCTATTATCTATGATGCCATTAACGACCTTAAAGATGCAATGGAAGGCATGTTGTCTCCAGAGCTTAAAGAGGAAATTACCGGTACCGCAGAGATTAGAGAGACCTTTAAGATTTCTAAAATCGGAACCATTGCAGGTTGTATGGTAATTAGCGGTAAGATCTTTAGAAACTCAGGCATTCGTTTAATTAGAGACGGTGTCGTGATTCATACAGGAGAACTTACTTCTTTAAAACGATTTAAGGATGATGTTAGAGAAGTGGCCAAAGGATATGATTGTGGTATTCAATTGAAGAACTACAACGACATTCAAATTGATGACACCATCGAGGCTTTCAAAGAAGTAGAGGTCAAGAAAAAGTTGAAATAA